Genomic DNA from Candidatus Eisenbacteria bacterium:
AGCCGAATCACCGCGGCGCCGGTCGCGGCGAGCCGCGCCGCCAGCGCGCGACCCAGCAATCCGCTGGCGCCCGCCAGCACCACGGTCCGCTCACTCATGGCGAAACCACGACTC
This window encodes:
- a CDS encoding epimerase translates to MSERTVVLAGASGLLGRALAARLAATGAAVIRL